The Candidatus Polarisedimenticolia bacterium region ATTAAGGGTCTGATGATCGACCCTATCAGCAACATGCCGATCATCATTCTCCGCGATCCGAAGACGAGCGCCGTGCTTCCGATTTGGGTCGGCATCTTCGAAGCCAATGCCATCGCCCTCCAGATCGAGAAAATCGCGACCCCCAGGCCCATGACCCATGATCTCCTCAAGAACATCCTGACCGGCATGCAGGCCTCGGTGGAGAAGATCGTGATCACCGAGCTCAAGGACAACACGTTCTAC contains the following coding sequences:
- a CDS encoding bifunctional nuclease family protein, which translates into the protein MKIKGLMIDPISNMPIIILRDPKTSAVLPIWVGIFEANAIALQIEKIATPRPMTHDLLKNILTGMQASVEKIVITELKDNTFYALVYLRHGDRQLSIDSRPSDAIALALRTESPIFVESEVIEKAKNAELTKDAGESERIRKWLENLDPEELGKYEM